Genomic window (Pseudanabaena sp. FACHB-2040):
AGACGATTGTTTTGCCTTTAATGAGAACGAATTGGTTTAATGGCTTGGCTACTCGCCATAGTTTTTCACCTTATCATCCTGAATTTAGATACTATCGCTCAACCTCTACCTAACCTTAAACAATGGATAAAAAGCTCGTGACTGCCTCCCCTCACATAACCGAAGCACCTATAAACTCTTTGGTATGATGACAGCCCCAATAGTGCTGTCCACTGCCTGACAAACTTGTTTTTTGTATATCCACAGCAGTGCAGCGAGTACGACTAGAGAAACTCCTACTAATCCGTAGGTCGCTGTCATACCAAAGTTTTGACTAATTGGTTGAGAGACGATAGGAGAGAGAAATTGACCTAAAAACATAAACATGGTTAGCCCTCCTAATGCTCTCCCTCGCAGAGCATCTGGAACTTCATTAGCAGTCCAGACATTTAGGTTTGGCATCATTAAACCCAACCCGATGCCAGTCGGGATCAACACCAATAGTATCAGTGAGTAGCTGCTGGCAACTCCAATACCAACGTAACCTAGCCCAATTAGCCCAAAAGCGATCGCCAGAATCTTGATAAAGCTAAAGCGTTTTTTAACTCTGCCATAGTTCATAGAAGCAAAGGCACTGAAAAGAATAGAAAATGCGATCGCTAACCCAGTTTGAGTAGCTCCGGCCCCTGAAAGCTGCTCAAGGTAAAAAGGCAACTGTACCGGAATCAGGTAAAAGGCAATCTGCTGTAGCATTACACAAGCGTATATCAGCACCAACAGCTTTACAGGCAGCTTTGCAGTAGGCACGGGCGTATCAGCGCTTACAACATCAGCTTTAATCCGCAATGGCTCATATAAGCTAAACACAATACCCGGTATCAATAGCCACGAAAACAGGTAGATCAAAAAGGGAAAACGCCAGTTCAAATCGGCAATAAACCCACCCACTGATAGAAACAGAACACCGCCAAAACCCATAAATGCCGCTTGTAAACCCATAAAGTTCGCACGTGCATCGCCCTGGTAATAGTCTGCAATCAGTGTCGTTGCGCTGACCATCACACCTGCTACTGCCAGCCCTAGCAACGCTCGCCCGACAAGAATAGTAAAGACCGAATTCAGCACAAAACCTGAGCTTCCAGCAAAGCCATACAGAATTGCAGAGCCCAACAACAGAGACTTGCGGCCAATTTTATCAACGGCTTGCCCAGCGATCGGCGAACCGATCACAATAAATAGGGCAGGCACTGTCAAGACTAGCCGTACCCAAAATTCGGAATTGGCAACGTTCGAAAAGTGCGCCTGCATAGCAGGTAGAGAAGGCGCTATGGTGGCTCCTGACATCACTGTGAGTGTGCTGGCTAGCAAAATTGTAATTTTCGTCAGCCCTGCGTTTGGATCTTGAGTTCTCATAAAATTACGAGGGGTTGTAATAGAGCTGATATCTAGTGACTGTGCAAAGACTTACAGCCTTCTCAACCTGGAGAGTTAGCCAAGAAAGCTAAAATCCAGTTAACAAACATAGAGATGATTGCCTTGTTCCATTGGTTATCTCTTCAATACATCAATAAGTTAGGTTTGTAGGATGGGTGTTACTTGTCCTGTAATCATTTGCCACTTTCCATCACGTTTGATGTAAACGTGCAAATCTCTGACTCGTTTTTGTCCTCGCTCCTTCATGTTCAATGTCATGCGGAAATTGACTACTGCAACTGTGTCAGCATACCAATGCACTTGAACCTCATCTGTCGTGTACGATTCAACCTCAGCGTGCTTAACGTTTTCCAGTTCCATTTGCTTGTCTGCAACTCGGCCATCTGGGAAAACAGCTAAAAAGTCGTCCGGCAGATCGCGATCAACTACTGCCACATCACGTTCTAGTAAAGCGTCAAGAAAGGCAGCATCTAGTTCGAGAATAAGGCGTTCCTCAGTTACTCTATCAATTGTCATTTGTCTAATAGCTCTTTGTATTTTTATGTCAATTTAACTCGCGACTTTTTCTAAGAAAGGATAGTCCGTATACCCTTCTTTACCACCGCCGTAAAACGTTTCAGGATCGGGTTCATTCAACGAAGTATTTAGCTTGAAGCGGCTTGGCAAGTCTGGATTTGCTAAGAACAACTTTCCAAAAGAGATCAGATCTGCGCTTCCATCGGCTAACGCAGCATTTGCTGTTTCATAGGTGTAGTTTCCATTAGAAATTAATGTCCCTTGATAAAGGGGACGAAACAAAGGAGTCACAGGATTGATTACATCTCGACTCTTCAAATCTATTTCGTTCGGTTCCATTAAATGGACATAGGCCAACCCGACGGGGTTAAGCGCTTCAAGCACGTAACTAAAGGTCGCTTGAGGATTTGAGTCAACCATGCCATAGAATGTGTTGCTGGGTGAGAGCTTGATGCCAACCCGGTCTGCTCCCCAAATACTAGAAACCGCTTCAACGACCTCCATCAGAAATTTGGCTCGATTCTTAATTGAGCCACCGTACTCATCATTTCTTTGGTTGGAACCGTCTTGCAGGAATTGGTCAATCAGGTATCCAAATGCACCATGCAGTTCAATACCGTCGAATCCAGCCGCTTTAGCATTCTTGGCACCAGAGCGAAACTGCTCAACAACTTCAGAGATTTCGTGTTTTTCCAAAGCCCGGGGCGTTTCCATGGCCACTTTGCCAGTCGGAGTGTGCAGTTCACCAACAGGTGCGATCGCACTCGGTGCAACAGGCTGTTTTCCGCCTAGTAGGGAGGGATGGGAAATTCTGCCGGAGTGCCACAACTGTAGAAAAATCTTTCCACCTGCATCGTGTACTGCGCCTGTCACCATTTGCCATGCCTCAATCTGCTCCGGCGAATAAATGCCCGGACAGTTCATGTACCCATTACTCATGGGTGAAACCATTGTGCACTCGGTGATGATCAAACCTGCGGATGCTCGTTGAGCGTAGTAGG
Coding sequences:
- a CDS encoding MFS transporter, whose protein sequence is MRTQDPNAGLTKITILLASTLTVMSGATIAPSLPAMQAHFSNVANSEFWVRLVLTVPALFIVIGSPIAGQAVDKIGRKSLLLGSAILYGFAGSSGFVLNSVFTILVGRALLGLAVAGVMVSATTLIADYYQGDARANFMGLQAAFMGFGGVLFLSVGGFIADLNWRFPFLIYLFSWLLIPGIVFSLYEPLRIKADVVSADTPVPTAKLPVKLLVLIYACVMLQQIAFYLIPVQLPFYLEQLSGAGATQTGLAIAFSILFSAFASMNYGRVKKRFSFIKILAIAFGLIGLGYVGIGVASSYSLILLVLIPTGIGLGLMMPNLNVWTANEVPDALRGRALGGLTMFMFLGQFLSPIVSQPISQNFGMTATYGLVGVSLVVLAALLWIYKKQVCQAVDSTIGAVIIPKSL
- a CDS encoding nuclear transport factor 2 family protein, giving the protein MTIDRVTEERLILELDAAFLDALLERDVAVVDRDLPDDFLAVFPDGRVADKQMELENVKHAEVESYTTDEVQVHWYADTVAVVNFRMTLNMKERGQKRVRDLHVYIKRDGKWQMITGQVTPILQT
- a CDS encoding alkene reductase, which translates into the protein MSTAINLFSPIELGSNSLANRIIMAPMTRLRAMGGIPNSLMATYYAQRASAGLIITECTMVSPMSNGYMNCPGIYSPEQIEAWQMVTGAVHDAGGKIFLQLWHSGRISHPSLLGGKQPVAPSAIAPVGELHTPTGKVAMETPRALEKHEISEVVEQFRSGAKNAKAAGFDGIELHGAFGYLIDQFLQDGSNQRNDEYGGSIKNRAKFLMEVVEAVSSIWGADRVGIKLSPSNTFYGMVDSNPQATFSYVLEALNPVGLAYVHLMEPNEIDLKSRDVINPVTPLFRPLYQGTLISNGNYTYETANAALADGSADLISFGKLFLANPDLPSRFKLNTSLNEPDPETFYGGGKEGYTDYPFLEKVAS